From the Anaeromyxobacter dehalogenans 2CP-1 genome, the window CGGGCGGAGCTCGACCGGCTCGAGAAGCTCCGCGCCGCGCCGGCCCCGGCGCGCGAGCCGTCGCCGCCCGAGCGCACCCAGGTGATCGCGGTCCGCCCCGACGAGCCGCCGGCGTCCGGGGGCGGCGCCGACGGCGCCGACGGCGGGCTCGCCGCGCCGCCGTTCTTCCGCCTGCCCGAGGCGCTCGCCGCGCCCGCCCCGTCCCGCCCGGCGCTCGTGTCCGGCCGCACCGCGGCCGCCGCCGGGTTCGGCGCGCTGGTGGCGGTCGCGGCCGTGCTGGCGTTCACCGGCCCGCGCCGGCCCCAGCCCCCCGGCGCGCCCGTGGCGGCGGCGCCCGTCGCGGCGGCGCCCGCGATCCCGACCGTCTCCGCGGCGCCCGCCGCGCCCCAGGGACGCACGGCCCCGGGCCGGCCCGCCACCGGGCGGATCTCGGTGCAGGCGCGGGTGGCGGCCACGCTGGTGCTGGACGGCGAGGCGCAGCGCCCGCCGCTCGGCGCGGGCGAGGTGCGCACGCTGGAGGTGACCGTGGGGCGCCACCGGGTCGAGTTCCGGACGGAGGACGGCTTCCGCGCCGGCGCGACGGTCGAGGTGCGCGCGGGCGAGACCGCGGAGCTGCTCGGCGTGGCGCTGGAGTAGCGGCGCCGCTCAGGCGCGCGCGCCGGCGAGATCCAGGTCCTCGAGGTGCGGCGGGCTCTCGGCCAGGTCGGCGGAGAGCACCGCCACCGTCTCGACGTCGAGCCGGATGCGCTCCCAGTCCTCCGGCGGCACCGCCACGAACGCGTCCACCACGCGCGGATCGAACTGCGTCCCGCGGCAGCGGACGATCTCCTCGCGCGCCTCCGCGAACGGGCGCGAGCGGCGGTAGGGCCGATCGCTGGTGATGGCGTCGAGCGTGTCCACCACGTGGAAGATGCGCGCGCCGATGACGATCTCCTCTCCGCCCAGCCCGGAGGGATACCCGCTGCCGTCCCACTTCTCCTGGTGCTGCAGGACGATCGCCGAGGCGGGCCGCAGGTAGTCCACCCGCTGCAGGAGCGCCCACCCGAGCTCCGGGTGGCGCTTCATCTCGGTCCACTCCTCGCCGGTGAGCGGCCCCGGCTTCAGCAGCACGCGGTCGCGCACGCCGATCTTGCCGATGTCGTGCAGCAGGGCGCCGTGCTCGATCACGGTGAGCGCCGGCTCCTCCATGCCGAGCTGGTGCGCCAGGCGCCGCGCGTAGAGCGAGACGCGCCGCGAGTGCCACTGGGTCTCGGCGTCCCGGTAGTCGAGCGCGGCGATGAGCCCCTCCAGCAGCGCCTGGGTGCGCTGCTGTACCATCTGCTCGAGCCGGGTGTTGATCTCCTTCAGCTGCCCGTTCTGCCGGTGCACCTCGGCGGTGAGGCGCTCGTTCTCGATGCGCAGCCGCGCCGCCTCGGCGGCCTGGCTCACCGTGGTGAGCAGCTCCTGCTGGTGCCACGGCTTCGAGATGATCCGGAAGACCTCGCCCGCGTTCACGGCCTGCAGCGCCACGCGAAAGTCCTCGGCGGCGGTGCAGAGGATGCGGACGGCGGCGGGGAAGCGGGCGCGCGCCGCCTTGAGGAAGGCGACGCCGTCCATGCTCGGCATCATGTAGTCGGAGATCACCACCACCGGGGCCTCGGCCTCGATGGCGGCGAGCGCGTCGGCCGGCCGGAGGAAGCAGCGGGTCTCGTACCCCGAAAGCTCCAGCACGCGCGCGAGCGCCTTCAGGATCAGCTCGTCGTCGTCGACGATGAAGACCCGGTCCGCGTTCATCGCGCGAGTAGAGCAGGGCGGGGCGGGCGGGGCAAGGTGCGGATCCATGGGGGCCGATTCTACCGGCCGCGATCCAGCGCCGCACGGCCCGGCGTGTGCGTGCACGGAGGGTGAGGGAGCAGGCGGGCGCGAGGACGCAGCCCCCGAACGCGGCGAAGCCGCGCCCGCGGGGACCTCGCGCAGCAGGGTGGGGCCCCCGCGGAGCTCCGCTCCGCGGGGCGGGGCGAGCCCCGTTCAGAAGCTCTGCAGGAACTCGTCGTTCGAGTCGAACTCCGAGAGCTTCTTCAGCAGCCGCTCCATGGCCTCGACCGGCTTCAGCGAGGCGAGCGCGCCGCGGAGGCGCCGCACCTTCTCGATGTCCTTCGACGAGAAGAGCTTCTCCTCCTTGCGGGTGCCGGACGCGCCGATGTCGATGGCCGGGAAGATGCGCCGCTCGGCGAGCTGCCGCGAGAGCACCACCTCCATGTTGCCGGTGCCCTTGAACTCCTCGAAGATCACCTCGTCCATGCGCGAGCCGGTGTCGATGAGCGCGGTCGCGATGATGGTGAGCGAGCCGCCCTCCTCGGCCTTGCGCGCCGAGCCGAACAGCCGCTTCGGGCGCTCCAGCGCGCGCGAGTCCACGCCGCCGGTGAGGGTGCGGCCGGAGGACTCGACCTCCTTGTTGTAGGCGCGCGACAGGCGGGTGATCGAGTCGAGCAGGACCACCACGTCCCTGCCGCCCTCGACCAGGCGCTTCGAGCGCTCCAGCACCATCTCGGCGACGTGGATGTGCTCCTCCGTCGGGCGGTCGTTGGAGGAGCCGATCACCTCGCCCTTGATGTTGCGCTTCATGTCGGTGACCTCCTCGGGACGCTCGTCCACGAGGAGCACCGTGAGGTGCACGTCCGGGCGGTTCGCGATGATGGCCTGCGCGATCCGCTGCAGCATGATGGTCTTGCCGGCCTTCGGCGGCGACGTGATGAGCCCGCGGGCGCCCAGGCCGATGGGCGAGATGAGATCGAGGACCCGCCCGATCAGCTCGTCGGAGCGGGTCTCCATCACCAGGCGCTCGGTGGGGTCGGTGGCGGTCAGGTTCTGGAAGTGCGTGCGCCGCACCACCGCCATCGGATCGGTGCCCTCCAGCGTGTCGATCCGCGAGAGCACCCGCTTCATGTTGCGGACCGTGGCGAGGCCCTTCACCAGCATGCCCGGCTGCAGGTGGGTGCGGTCGATGAGCCAGCGCGGGACCTCGACGTCGAACGGCTGGGGCAGGTAGCTTCGCTTCGCGTCGCGGAGCCAGCCGTTGCCCTTGCCCTCGAACTGCAGCACGCCCTCGACCTCCTCGGTCGCCTCGGCCTGCGCGGCCGGGGCGGGCTGGCCCTGCGGCGCGGTCCCGTTCGCGGGGGCCGGCGCACCGGGCTGCCCGCCGGCGCCCATCGGCGTGGGGCCGCCGCCCTGCGGCTGCGGCTGACCGCCGCGGCCGCGGCGTCCCCGCCGACGGCGCCGGCGCCGTCCGGCCTGACCGGGCGCGCCGCCCGGACCCGAGGGTCCGCCGTCGGGGGCGTCCGCCGAGGCGGCGGGCTGGCTCGGGCTGCTGGTGGACTGCGGGGCCCCGCCTTCACCCGGGGTCGGGGTCTGCTCATGCTCGTTCATGCTGTCGTCTGCTCCGACCGCGGGGCGTTGCTCGCCCCCCAGCGGTCTCTACGTCGCGTCTGGAACGGCGCCGTTCGCGGGCTCGGAAGGAGTCGTCGTTCCGCGAACCGCCTGCCCCAGGTCCCGTCGCTGGCGCGCCGCGCGGTCATCGCGCGGCGGCGGCTCGTCTTCGTGGTGCCAGGAGCCGGTCGACCAGGGGTCGGTCACCCCGCCGCCTCGAAACGTAGGTCGCTCGCAGAGGGGAGACAAGAGAATCCATAGCAAAAAAGATCCTGGAGCGAAAGCCCTGACCGCGCCCGGTAGGGTCCCGCGATCACGGGCCCGCCTCGGGAGCCACCCACTCCTCCGGGATCGCGAGCACCGGCCCGATCTCGGTCAGCAGCGCCAGCGCGGACAGCTCCGGGAACGCGCGAGCGAGCCCGGCGAGCGGCGGCTCGGGCGCCGCCGTGAGGGCGTGGCCGGCCACGCGGGCGAGCGCGCCGCCGCCGTCCTCCCGCCGCACCTCCACCACGTCGTCCGGCGCGAGGCCGATCCGCTCGCGCGCCAGCCGGATGGCGTCGGCGAGCGTGCCGATGCGATCCACGAGCCGCCGCTCCAGCGCCTGCTGGCCGGTCCAGACCCGACCGCCGGCGACTGCCTCGACCTCCGCCGTGGTGAGCCGCCGCCCCTCGGCCACGCGGGCCACGAACTGGCGGTAGAAGGCCCCGACCTGCTTCTCGAGGACGGCGCGCTCGGCGGGGGTCCAGGGCTTCAGCACCGAGACCAGGCGGGCGTTCTCGCCGCGCTGGTAGGCCTCGGGGTGGATCGACAGCTTCGCGAGCAGGCCGGAGAGGTCGGGCTTCGCCGCGAACACGCCGATCGAGCCGGTGAGCGTGGAGCGCTCGGCGAGGATCGCGTCGGCGCCGACCGCCACCAGGTACCCGCCGCTCGCCGCCAGGTCGCCCATCGAGGCGATCACCGGCTTGCCCTTGCGCCGCGCGCGGACCGCCTCGCGCCAGATCAGGTCGGAGGCCAGCCCATCGCCCCCGCCGGACTCGATCCGCAGCACGATGGCCCGGACCGCGGCGTCGTCGGCGGCGCGGTGGATCTCGGCGGCGATGGTCTCGGCGCCCGCCACCCCGTCCGCGCCGAGCGGGTCGGCACGGCTCCTCCCGCGGGCGATGATCCCCTCCACGCGCACCACCTGGATCACCGCGGGCCGGCCCCATCGCTGCGCGAGCCGCTCCGGCTCGGGCCGGTACGCGCCGCGCTCGAACAGCCGGCGCCCGGCGACGGCGCGCCCCCAGCGCTCGAGCTCGTCGGGCCAGGCCACCGCGTCCACGAGCCCCGCGTCCTTCGCCTCCTCGGCGGTGAAGAGCCCCTGGTCCACCAGCGCGCGCACGCGCTCGGGGGGCAGCCGCCGCGCCTCGGCGACCTGGGCCACGAAGCGCCCGAACACGTCGTCCAGGACCGCCTCGGTGGCCTCGCGCGCCTCGGGCGAGGGCGCGTCGCGCACCAGCGGCTCGGCGGCGCTCTTGTACGCGCCGGCCTTCACCACGTCGAACGCGATCCCGAGCCGCGCCAGCCCGCCGCGCAGGAAGAGCTGGGAGGTGGAGATGCCGTTCACGATGAGCGGCGCGCCGGGCGGCGCCGCGATGGCGGTGGCGCCGGTGGCGAGCCAGTACTCGCGGGTCCCGCCGCCCTCCAGGTACGCGAGCACCGGCTTGCGGGCCCGCACCGCGGCGAGCAGCGCGCGCAGCTCCTCGACCCGCCCGCCGCCCAGCGACAGGCCGCCGATGCGCACCAGCAGCGCCCCGACCTCCGGATCGTCGCGCGCCGCCTCCAGCCGCGTGACCAGCGTGGCGTAGGGATCCCGGTCGCCCACGTCGAACACGAGCACGCGCCGGCGCTGGAGCTCGCGATCCACGTCCACGGTGGGCATGACGACCGCGGGGCCGCCGGAGCGGTAGCGCTCCTCCGAGAGGCGCACGCCCCCCAGCCACCCGCCGCGCCCGCCCACGCCGGCCCCGGCGAACGTGACGCCGGAGTGCGGCGCGTTCCAGGTGAGCGACACGAGCCCGAGCGGATCGCCGGCGTCGCCGGGGAGGTCGCGCACCGGGAGCTGCACCTGGAGGCCGAGCGCCACCCCGCGCCACAGCTCGGCCGAGGCGCCGAACGCGAGGTGATCGGAGCGGAACGCGTCGCGCGCCTCGTCGTCGGCGAGCAGGTCGGCGGAGAGCGTGAGCCGGTCGTGCCAGAGCCGGGTCGCGAGCCCGAGGTCGTAGCGGACCGGCACGTCCGCGCCGCCCAGCCGGGCGTCGCGGCCCAGCATGGCGGCGCCGATCGAGAGCCACCGCGTGGGCCGCAGCGTCAGCCCGAGGTCCCAGCCGCCGGCCTGCTCGATCGCGTCGTTCCGCGAGGCGATCCAGGTCCAGGCGACGCCCAGCGAGAGCGCGCGGCCGTCGCCGAGCGTGAGCCCCAGCCGGCTGCGCCGCCAGCGCTCGCCGCCCGCGTCGAGGCCGGGCCGGAGCCACTCCACCGAGTACCCCACGCCGAGCGGGCCGAGGCGGTCGCCCGCGTACAGGCCGTCGCCCCGCGCGCCGGGCCGCAGCCCGGACTCGTGGAAGTACTGGAGCCCCAGGCCGCCGAGGAAGCCGATCGCGGCCGGGTTCGCGGACAGGTCGGCGGGCTCCTCCGCGACGGCCGCGCCGAGCGAGGGCACCCCCAGGCCCGCGGGCAGGCCCTGCACGCGGTCGGTGACGGCGGAGAGCTGGGCGTGCGCGGCGGCGGGGGCGGCGAGCGCGAGCGCCAGCGCCGCGAGGTTCACGAAGGGTTTCATGGTGGCTCCGGCGCGGATTCTACCGGAGCCGCTCGCGCGCGGGGGGCGGCGCCGCGGTCATCCGCGCGCCGGGCCCCAAGCGGACGCGGCGCGATGTCACTCCTCGTTGCCGGCGTCCTCGACGGCGCGGATGTGCTCCTCCGCCAGCGGAACCAGGTTCCCGGCGCGGTACTCGCGGAACACCTGCAGGAGCTGCTCCTTGTGCGGGCGCACCTTCCCGAGCGGGCACGCCTCCCACTCCTTCACCGGCTCGTCGCAGTACCCCATGCGCTTGTCGCCGCACTTCGGCTGCAGGTAGCCGCCGATCTCGGGGACCGCCTTCATCACCTCGCGCCGCATGAGCGCGACCATGTGGCGGATCTCCCACTGGGCCCGCCAGCACAGCCGCAGGTCGGCGATGTGCAGCAGCTCGGTGAAGTTCACCATCACCTGGAAGTTGGTGGGCGTGGCGTTCGGGAGGACGAAGCGCGCGTCCTCGGCCGGGATGCCCTTCGCGAGCGCGTCCTCGTACACGCGGGTGATCTCGCGCATGAGCCGGTCGTACTCGTCCGCCATCCCGGCGACCTTCTGCCAGGTCTTCGGCATGACGTAGTCGAGCCGCTCCTCCTTGTACTTCACGTAGCGCTGCGACTGCTGCTCGAAGCTGATGCCGATCCGGTGCCGGACGAACTGGTGCGAGAGCGCACGCGAGACGCCGGAGATGCCGAACCAGAACACCACCTGCTCGAGCGGCGAGGCGTGGCCGGTCTTGAGGCGCTCGCCGATGAAGTCGCGGATCCGGTCCGCGGAGATGGAGCCGTCGCGGATCTCGCCCCAGACCTCGCCCGGCGTCTTCGGCGTGTAGCAGGTGCGGTACGCGCCGTAGAGCTTCTGCAGCGGATCGCGGGCGTAGTCGATGAGGGTGACCTCGAGCGGCATGGATCGGCTCCGGGGAAGGGCGCGCATCTTACGACGAACCCACGACAGCGCGGGAGGGGCGCCGCGGCCCGTGCTAAGGGTGGCGCATGCCCGCTCCCAAGCCCGCCGCCGACTCGCGCGTCGAGGTCACGCACCTGGTGATGCCGTTCGACGCGAACACGCTCGGGACCGCGTTCGGCGGCACGGTCATGCAGTGGACCGACCTGACCGCGGCCATGGCCGCGATGCGCCACGCGCGCGTCCCGGTCGTGACGGCCTCCATCGATCAGCTCTCCTTCCTCGCCCCCATCCGCATCGGCCAGATGGCCATCCTGCACGGGCAGGTGAACGCGGTGTTCGGGTCCTCCATGGAGGTCGGCGTGGAGGTGCAGACCGAGGACCCGCTCACCGGCGAGCGGAAGAAGTGCTGCGACGCGTATCTGACCTTCGTGGCGCTGGGGCCGGACGGGCAGCCCACCCGGGCCCCGCCCCTGCGGACCGACACCGACGACGAGCGCCGGCGCGAGCGCGAGGCGGGAGAGCGCCGCGCCGCGCGGCTGGCGTCCCGGACGCCGCGCGCACCGTGAACACGGGGCCGCGTTTCGCTTGAGGGGCCGCGCGCGCGGGGCCATATTGCCGCGGCCGGGCGGCGTCCGCCGCCCCGCCCGCCCCGGAGGCCGACGTGCGCCGCATCCTCTCCTTCGCCGCCCTCATCGCCGTCGCCGCGTGCCGCACCGCCCCGCCGGCGCCGCCCGCGCCCGCGGCGGCCGCCCCGCTGCCGCCGCTCGACGAGGCGGCGCTCGACCGCTCCGCCGACGCCTGCCAGGACTTCTACCGGTTCGCCTGCGGCGGCTGGATCGCGCGGACCGAGATCCCCGCCGACCGCTCGGCCTGGAGCCGCGGGTTCGCCGAGCTGGACGAGCGCAACACCGCCCAGCTCCGCCGCATCCTGGAGGCCGCCGCGGCCGGGCGCGCCGACCCGGCCGACGCGTTCTCGGGGAAGGTGGGCGACTACTTCGGCTCCTGCATGGACGAGCGGGGCATCGAGGCGCGCGGCCTCGCCGACCTGAAGGCCGGGTGGGCGCGGATCGACGCGATCGCGGATCGGCCGGCGCTCGCCGCCGAGCTGGCGCGCCTGCACGGCGCCGGGATGACCGCGCCGTTCGGGCTGCTCGCCGACCAGGACGCGAAGGACGCGACGCAGGTGATCCTGATCGTGAACCAGGGCGGGCTCTCGCTTCCGGATCGCGAGTACTACCTGTCCGACGCCGGCAAGAACCCGGAGATCCGCAGGGCGTGGGCCGCCCACCTGCGGAAGATGCTCGGCCTGGCCGGGCTGCCGCCGGCGCAGGCCGAGGCGGGCGCTGCCGCGGTCGAGCAGCTCGAGACCGCGCTGGCGCGCACGCACTGGACCCGCGCCGAGCTGCGCGACCCATCGCGGATCTACAACCGCGTGGACCGCGCCGGGCTGGAGCGGCTCGCGCCGGACTTCCCCTGGGCCCGCTTCTTCGCCGAGCTGGGCCAGCCCGGGCTCGACGCGGTGAGCGTGACCACGCCGGCGTTCGTGGCCGAGGTCGGCAAGCAGTTCGCGTCGGCCCCGCTCGACGCGTGGAAGGCGTACCTGCGCTGGCGCCTGCTCGACGACATGGCCGCCTTCCGCGCGGTCCCGGCGGCGCTGGTCCAGGAGCGCTTCGCGTTCCAGAGCGCGAGCTTCTCCGGCGCGAAGGAGCTGCAGCCGCGCTGGAAGCACTGCGTGGGCGTCACCGACGAGGCGCTCGGGTTCGCGCTCGGGCAGGCGTACGTCCGGCGCCACTTCGGCGCGGAGGGGAAGGACCGCACCACGCGCCTGGTGGCCGAGATCGAGAAGGCGATGGAGGCCGACCTGGGCTCGCTCTCGTGGATGGACGCGCCCACGCGCGAGCGCGCGCGAGAGAAGCTCGCGCGCGTGGTGAACAAGGTCGGCTACCCGGACGCCTGGCGCGACTACTCCACGATGCGCGTCGACCGCGGCTCGTTCTTCGCGAACGTGCTGGCGGCGGGCCGGTTCGAGACGAACCGGCAGCTCGCCAAGATCGGCAAGCCGGTCGATCGCGGCGAGTGGCTCATGAGCCCGCCCGCCGTGAACGCCTACTACAACGCGTCGATGAACGAGATGGTGTTCCCGGCCGGCATCCTGCAGCCGCCGTTCTTCAACCGCGAGGCGCCCGAGACGGTGAACTACGGCGCCATCGGGATGGTGTTGGGGCACGAGCTGACGCACGGGTTCGACGACGAGGGGCGCCAGTACGACGCGCTCGGGAACCTGCGCGACTGGTGGACGCCGGCGGTGGGGGCCGAGTTCGACCGGCGCGCCGCGTGCCTGGAGAAGCAGTACGGCGCCTACGAGGCGCTGCCGGGCGTGCGGCTCGACGGCAAGCTCACGCTGGGCGAGAACATCGCCGACCTCGGCGGCCTGAAGCTCGCGTTCGCGGCCATGCAGGCCGCCCGGCGCGCGCAGCCGGCCGGCGATCGCGCCCTGCTCGGCTTCACCCCGGAGCAGCAGTTCTTCGTGGGCTACGCCCAGTCCTGGTGCTCGAAGTACCGGGAGCAGGAGGCGCGCCGGCGCGCGGTGGTGGACCCGCACTCGCCGCCCCGGTTCCGCGTCAACGGCCCGCTCTCCAACCTGCCGGAGTTCGCGCGCGCGTTCGCCTGCGCGGAGGGGACGCCCATGGCCCGGCCGGCGGCGGAGCGCTGCGAGATCTGGTGAGCGATCAGGCGGCGCCGCGCAGGCGCAGGAACAGGGCAGCGGCGTCGTAGAGGCTGAGCCGCGCGGCGCCCGCCTCGAGCACCACGCCCACCGGCAGCGGCACCGGCTCGCGCCCGATCCGCACGCCCGCGAGGCGCGTGCCGTTCGACGAGCCCACGTCGCCCACCCGCCAGCGGGCCTCGCCGTCGCGCACCAGCTCGAGGTGCACGCGCGACAGCGTCGGGTCGTCGATCACGATGTCGTTGCCGGCGGCCCGGCCCACCCGCAGCGGCGCGCCGTCGGCGGCCGGCTCCAGCACGATGGCGATCGGCTCCTTCGCCGTCGCGGCGAAGCGCACCTCCTCGGTGCGCAGCGTCTCGCGCCGGCGCGAGGGCGGCCGCCACGGGCCCGCCTCCCAGACCAGCCAGTCCTGCGGGTGCTCGCGCACGAACGCCCGCAGGTCGCTGTCGCGGTACTGCCGCGCGAGCCACGTGAGCAGGTAGCCTCTCAACGCTTCCCCCCGGAGACGGCCGGAGACGGCGACCGTCACCCGGAGCAAACCAGAACTCGCACCGGGTGTCGATGCGGGTCTCCCCGACCCCGTGCGGTGCTCAGCCGCGGATCCCCGCCAGCACGACGGCGGGGAGGTCGCGCCAGCGGCCGCGGGTCTCGAGGCGGACCAGGCTGCGGCCGAGCGCGTCGGTGGTCGCGTGGCTGGGGAAGTAGGGCGGCTTCGGGAACGTCCGCGCCGGGTGCCAGACGACGACCTTCTCCACGCCCTCCAGCATGACGGTGTTGTGCACGAAGCCGCGCCCGCTCTGCACGTCCTCGAGCGTCGAGCCCGGGAACGCGCCCCAGGGCGCGGTGCCGAGGCCGTAGCCGTAGCCGGCCCAGGTGTTCACCGCGACGGTGCCGTAGCGGAGCCGCCGGATGGCGCGCTGGAGCGCGGCCTCGAGCGACGGGTCGGCCAGGGTGCGAGGGTGGACGACGATGTGCGCCGCCAGCGTCCCCCAGAGCCGGTCGTTCGCGAACGCCACGGCCTGCTCCAGGAAGTCCACCGGATCCTCGGAGCCGACCGCCGTCTCGGACAGGATCGAGCAGAACGGCTCGGTGACGAAGGCCGGGTCCTCGGAGTCCGCGTCGAGCCCGGTCACGAGCGTCCACGGCAGCGCCCCCTCGCCCTGGCCCACCCTCCGCACCGCCGCGCGGCCCTCCGTGAGCGCGCGGTAGCGGTCGGCGGCGCCCGGGTACCAGGCCCGGCGCGCCGGCGAGAGCGCCATGAAGTGCTCGACCGCGGCGAGGAACGCATCGCGCCGCCGCCAGCCGCGCGGGAGCACCAGCATCTTGGCGGCGTTGCAGTTGAACGACGCGTTGTACGTCACCATGCCGGCGACGCTCTCCGCCTGGAAGCGCAGGGTGCCCGCGTCCCACGGGCCCGGCACCACCAGCACCGGCGAGACGTTGCCGAGCTCGCTCGTGATCTCCTTCGCGAGCAGCGGGGTCCCGCTGGACCGCCGCGCGTCGCGCTCGGGCCCGGGCGGCCCCCACACGATGGCGTCGTGCGTCCGGTCGGAGCCGGTGATGTGCACCTCGTCGACGCCGCGGTGGTGCGCGAGGTAGCTGCCCACCTCGGCGCCGCCGTACACGATCGCGAGCAGGCCGCGCGCGATGGCCGGGGAGAACGCGTCCTCGAGGATGGGCCCGAGGTAGGCGTTCACCGGGTTCATCTTCAGGACGCAGACCTTCCCCTCGTTGAACAGCTTCCCGGCCACGTCCACCGCCGGGATGGAGTTGATGTTCCCGGCGCCCAGCACCAGGCACACCTTGCCCTGGTGGTCGGGCGCCTTGTGGAACCGGGCGCGCGTCTCGTGCAGGCGCTCCTCGGTCATGCCCTCCACCAGGTGGGCCTCGGCGCGGACGCCGGCGAGGAGCAGCCTGTCCTGGCGCGTGAGCGGGAACACCTGCACCGAGAGGCGGCCATCGACCGTCTCCGAGAGCTTGCCCACCGGCGTGTTGCCGTTCCGCGCGAGCAGCGTCAGCGACCGCTCCAGCTGGCGCAGGATGCGGGCCGTCACGTAGGGACCGGAGAGCCACTCCTCGCCGGCCTGCGGCGCGTCGGACGGCAGCCCCTTCGCCGCGCAGGCCGCCTCCACGGCGCGGCGCGCGGTGCGCCCCACGCCCTCCAGCATGGCGCGCGCGAGCGCCGCACGCGCGGCGAGCGGGGCGGCGGCCCAGCCCGGCGCGGCCTCGCGCAGGCGGGCGACGGCCTCGTCGAGCGCTCGGGGTTCGGTCGGGGCAGGCGCGGCGGGCATCGAGGCTCCCATGCCGGCAGCCTACGCGAGATCCGGCCCCGCGCGCCCGTGCTCCGTGGGGCCCCGCGGCGCGGCTACGCCGGCTCGGCGCGGCGCAGGGTGGCGAGCGTGACCTCCGGGCTCGCGTTCACGCGCACCCGGATGCCCGACATGCCGATCCCGCGGTTCACGTACAGCTGAACGGCGCCGAGCTGGTAGCGCCCGCGCACGTACGGCTCGCGCGCGACGCTGGCGAGGAACAGCGGCGTGAGGATGGGGATGTTGATCTGGCCCCCGTGCGTGTGGCCGGAGAGGCAGACCATGGGGCGCTCCAGGTGGCGGAGCTTGTCCGCGGTGCGCGGCCCGTGCGCCAGCACCAGCGGCGCAGCGCCGGCCGGCAGCCCCTTCACGGCGCGTTGCACGTCGTCGCGGCGGGTGAGGTGGTCCCCCACGCCGACCACGTGCAGCGGCGCGCCGCGCAGCCGGATCGAGGTCCACCCGTTCTCGAGCACCTCGTAGCCGTGCCCCTTCAGCGCGCCGGCCGCGCCGTCCGGATCCACCCAGACGTCGTGGTTGCCGAGCACCGCGATGGTGGGGGCGACCAGGCCGCCGAGCAGGTCGCGCATCGCGGCGAGCTCGCGGCGGCTGTGCGAGAGGTAGTCGCCGGTCAGGACCACCAGGTCGGGCGCGAACGCGTTCGCGTCCTCGATGGCGGCGCGGACCGTGGCGGACGGCGTGCGCGGGCCGACGTGCAGGTCGGAGAGCTGCGCGATCCGCAGGCCGTCGTGGGCCGGATCGAGGCCGGGCACCTCGAACGTCACCGGATCGGTGTCCGGGAGGCGGGGCTCGGCGGCGCTCGAGGCGGCGGGCACCAGGCCGGCCGCCCCGGCCGCGCCCAGCAACGCCGCACCCTTCAGGAACTGTCGCCGTCCGAACCGATCCATCGAAGCCGCTCCTCCCGCCTTCGGCGGCTCCATGCCGCGCCGCGTGAAGGTTGGAACCTCCCGCCGCCGGAAGCGATTCCACGCCCGGGCACGTCGGCCACGTCGAGGGTCCCGCCTCGGAGCGACGCGCCGGGCCCGGCGGATCTTCAACGCCCCGCCGGATCAGCGCTTTCGGGCGGCCACCTTGCGCAGGTGCGCGAGCACCACCTCGTCGATGGTGCCGTCCTTGCGGGTGCGGCCC encodes:
- a CDS encoding M13 family metallopeptidase → MRRILSFAALIAVAACRTAPPAPPAPAAAAPLPPLDEAALDRSADACQDFYRFACGGWIARTEIPADRSAWSRGFAELDERNTAQLRRILEAAAAGRADPADAFSGKVGDYFGSCMDERGIEARGLADLKAGWARIDAIADRPALAAELARLHGAGMTAPFGLLADQDAKDATQVILIVNQGGLSLPDREYYLSDAGKNPEIRRAWAAHLRKMLGLAGLPPAQAEAGAAAVEQLETALARTHWTRAELRDPSRIYNRVDRAGLERLAPDFPWARFFAELGQPGLDAVSVTTPAFVAEVGKQFASAPLDAWKAYLRWRLLDDMAAFRAVPAALVQERFAFQSASFSGAKELQPRWKHCVGVTDEALGFALGQAYVRRHFGAEGKDRTTRLVAEIEKAMEADLGSLSWMDAPTRERAREKLARVVNKVGYPDAWRDYSTMRVDRGSFFANVLAAGRFETNRQLAKIGKPVDRGEWLMSPPAVNAYYNASMNEMVFPAGILQPPFFNREAPETVNYGAIGMVLGHELTHGFDDEGRQYDALGNLRDWWTPAVGAEFDRRAACLEKQYGAYEALPGVRLDGKLTLGENIADLGGLKLAFAAMQAARRAQPAGDRALLGFTPEQQFFVGYAQSWCSKYREQEARRRAVVDPHSPPRFRVNGPLSNLPEFARAFACAEGTPMARPAAERCEIW
- a CDS encoding FHA domain-containing protein, with the translated sequence MRGYLLTWLARQYRDSDLRAFVREHPQDWLVWEAGPWRPPSRRRETLRTEEVRFAATAKEPIAIVLEPAADGAPLRVGRAAGNDIVIDDPTLSRVHLELVRDGEARWRVGDVGSSNGTRLAGVRIGREPVPLPVGVVLEAGAARLSLYDAAALFLRLRGAA
- a CDS encoding aldehyde dehydrogenase family protein; the encoded protein is MGASMPAAPAPTEPRALDEAVARLREAAPGWAAAPLAARAALARAMLEGVGRTARRAVEAACAAKGLPSDAPQAGEEWLSGPYVTARILRQLERSLTLLARNGNTPVGKLSETVDGRLSVQVFPLTRQDRLLLAGVRAEAHLVEGMTEERLHETRARFHKAPDHQGKVCLVLGAGNINSIPAVDVAGKLFNEGKVCVLKMNPVNAYLGPILEDAFSPAIARGLLAIVYGGAEVGSYLAHHRGVDEVHITGSDRTHDAIVWGPPGPERDARRSSGTPLLAKEITSELGNVSPVLVVPGPWDAGTLRFQAESVAGMVTYNASFNCNAAKMLVLPRGWRRRDAFLAAVEHFMALSPARRAWYPGAADRYRALTEGRAAVRRVGQGEGALPWTLVTGLDADSEDPAFVTEPFCSILSETAVGSEDPVDFLEQAVAFANDRLWGTLAAHIVVHPRTLADPSLEAALQRAIRRLRYGTVAVNTWAGYGYGLGTAPWGAFPGSTLEDVQSGRGFVHNTVMLEGVEKVVVWHPARTFPKPPYFPSHATTDALGRSLVRLETRGRWRDLPAVVLAGIRG
- a CDS encoding metallophosphoesterase, translated to MDRFGRRQFLKGAALLGAAGAAGLVPAASSAAEPRLPDTDPVTFEVPGLDPAHDGLRIAQLSDLHVGPRTPSATVRAAIEDANAFAPDLVVLTGDYLSHSRRELAAMRDLLGGLVAPTIAVLGNHDVWVDPDGAAGALKGHGYEVLENGWTSIRLRGAPLHVVGVGDHLTRRDDVQRAVKGLPAGAAPLVLAHGPRTADKLRHLERPMVCLSGHTHGGQINIPILTPLFLASVAREPYVRGRYQLGAVQLYVNRGIGMSGIRVRVNASPEVTLATLRRAEPA